In one window of Rhodanobacter sp. FDAARGOS 1247 DNA:
- a CDS encoding glutathione S-transferase family protein codes for MTLKLYAHPFSSYCQKVLIALYENDLAFELRLLTPDGAETDHEFTAWWPLRRMPLLRDGERNVVESSIIIEYLGQQHPGPQRLIPEDAEAALEARFLDRFFDNYVHTPLQKMVFDQLRPATERDARGVEEARRMLDTAYAWLDHKLADRHWATGGGFSLADCAAAPALFYADWAHPIPAAFANLVAYRQRLLARPSFARAVDEARPYRSYFPLGAPDRD; via the coding sequence ATGACCCTCAAGCTCTACGCCCACCCGTTCTCGTCCTACTGCCAGAAGGTGCTGATCGCGCTGTACGAGAACGACCTCGCCTTCGAGTTGCGCCTGCTCACCCCGGACGGTGCCGAAACCGACCACGAATTCACCGCCTGGTGGCCGCTGCGGCGCATGCCGTTGCTGCGCGACGGCGAACGCAACGTGGTCGAATCCAGCATCATCATCGAGTACCTTGGCCAGCAGCATCCCGGTCCGCAGCGGCTGATTCCCGAGGATGCCGAAGCCGCGCTGGAAGCGCGTTTTCTCGACCGGTTCTTCGACAACTACGTGCATACGCCGCTGCAGAAGATGGTGTTCGACCAGTTGCGCCCGGCCACCGAGCGCGATGCCCGCGGCGTGGAGGAAGCCCGCCGCATGCTCGACACCGCCTATGCCTGGCTCGATCACAAGCTTGCCGACAGGCACTGGGCCACCGGCGGCGGTTTCAGCCTCGCCGACTGCGCCGCCGCGCCCGCCCTGTTCTACGCCGACTGGGCGCACCCGATCCCCGCCGCCTTCGCAAACCTCGTCGCGTATCGGCAGCGCCTGCTGGCGCGTCCCTCGTTCGCCCGCGCAGTGGACGAGGCGCGCCCCTACCGCTCGTACTTCCCGCTCGGCGCACCTGACCGCGATTGA
- a CDS encoding alpha/beta hydrolase, which produces MKRRPTRGVLLLLLGLVVAGHAAAEDVAMPAHASFNIDSAVLHEARHINVYTPPAYPTAKDARYPVLYMPDGGLQEDFPHVAADVDAAIRAGAMRPMIVVGIENTERRRDMTGPTTLASDREIAPRVGGSAAFRAFMADELMPEVQRRYRTDGHRAIVGESLAGLFVVETFFAQPKLFDTWIALSPSLWWNDIALARGAAARLQAQPSLASTLYVASAGDDGLDESGGGLLREALRKHAPRGLRWYYQPWPELKHATIYRGASPAIFRQLFAPK; this is translated from the coding sequence ATGAAGCGGCGTCCCACGCGGGGAGTCCTGTTGTTGCTGCTGGGCCTGGTCGTCGCGGGCCACGCCGCTGCCGAAGACGTCGCGATGCCGGCGCATGCGTCGTTCAACATCGATTCGGCAGTGCTGCACGAGGCGCGGCACATCAACGTGTACACGCCGCCGGCGTACCCCACGGCGAAGGACGCCCGTTACCCGGTGCTGTACATGCCCGACGGCGGGCTGCAGGAGGATTTCCCGCACGTGGCCGCCGACGTCGACGCGGCGATCCGGGCCGGCGCGATGCGACCGATGATCGTGGTCGGCATCGAGAACACCGAACGCCGGCGCGACATGACCGGCCCGACCACGCTGGCCAGCGACCGCGAGATCGCGCCGCGCGTGGGCGGATCGGCCGCGTTTCGCGCCTTCATGGCGGACGAGCTGATGCCCGAAGTGCAGCGTCGCTATCGCACGGACGGCCATCGCGCGATCGTCGGCGAATCGCTGGCCGGCCTGTTCGTGGTCGAGACGTTCTTCGCGCAGCCGAAGCTGTTCGACACCTGGATCGCACTCAGCCCCAGCCTGTGGTGGAACGACATCGCGCTGGCCCGCGGTGCCGCGGCGCGACTGCAGGCGCAGCCATCACTGGCGTCGACCCTGTACGTGGCCAGCGCCGGCGACGATGGTCTGGACGAGAGCGGCGGCGGCCTGCTGCGGGAAGCCCTGCGCAAGCACGCGCCGCGCGGGCTGCGCTGGTACTACCAGCCGTGGCCGGAACTGAAACACGCCACCATCTATCGCGGCGCGTCACCCGCGATATTCCGCCAGCTGTTCGCGCCGAAGTAG